A section of the Hirschia baltica ATCC 49814 genome encodes:
- a CDS encoding TonB-dependent receptor domain-containing protein has protein sequence MSQSIFLKSMFSTCATIAMLPTVLSPLAVAQTATTDEVVETTKMETVTITSSRIKRSVASTPSPITSITPEVFSDRGYSTASDLLNDLTALAPQLNQADGSGDASGSGQQYPDIFGLGAGRTLTLVNNRRFVTTSSGLGESQVDANIIPTGLIKRVDVVQAGGAAVYGSDAIAGVVNYILKDDYDGLELDLQYGDTEQGNYEQTSYRLTAGKNFDDNRGNIAINIEGSTSPIARFSDFDASNRSRITLANPLDTGPNDGIPSVAEILPAYFWNFNGNGVVYNTPAPLTFFQTNIDGSPIQFGSDGGLTSYDPGNVVGIPFAEGGQGTRYSDLVGLRTGVDRITANLIGHYDIASNIRLNGEFLYSKTDAESIGQGYVRSVLNQADPFYGAIPFFATNAFLTDENVADLSAANPAFGFGAPMWLSRHFYDDLAPSNLTKNETNTARLMLGLEGDFDAGDRNFYWEISGSYAEVSGSEKAWGVDFAKFNKAINAVDDGTGTAVCSVNADSDSTNDDASCVALNPFGAGNISSAASQYVSVMTGNTYENEQMGLLATIGTQIIDLPAGPIDAVLAYEHRHEHARYTPLEANLLGLVDTGTPQEATSGSYGTNEFSIETLVPIVSPEMSIPGIHALELDGTYRYVENSIAGKESVWSAGLRWEILDGITARATKSRNFRAPSLEQLFAPTSVALSSIGNDPCDSDNINAGPNPALRRANCEAEWAANPQYANLDTFQDYSENFTYASITSGGNAELQNEVSDTTTYGIVFDNFLVSGLSLSVDRIEIDLEDGLSAFTTEDFMAACYDSVGQTADVCSAFTRLQASTDSTIQAGSVISGRTTTFNAGQVVFRGEVYYANYSFDLTDIAKSLSGEFSFGVEATHVSDYSTSVTGTTFVSTDGTVDQPDWSARIDAGYVNGPFRATYKMSYLDSVLAEEGATIENNPNHLISSNYTHDLSAAYELQNGLTVRAGVKNMFDEAPSYPSLSYGDILGRRYFVGLNYMF, from the coding sequence ATGAGCCAGTCTATTTTTCTAAAAAGCATGTTCTCTACATGTGCTACAATCGCTATGCTACCGACCGTACTTTCTCCACTAGCTGTCGCACAGACGGCCACAACGGATGAAGTCGTTGAAACGACAAAAATGGAGACTGTGACGATCACTTCCAGTCGTATCAAGCGATCAGTGGCATCAACACCATCACCTATTACGTCTATAACTCCAGAAGTCTTTTCAGACCGAGGCTACAGCACTGCATCAGACTTGCTAAATGACCTGACAGCGCTTGCTCCACAACTAAATCAAGCCGATGGAAGCGGTGATGCCTCCGGTAGTGGACAACAATATCCTGATATCTTTGGCTTGGGCGCTGGCCGCACACTTACACTTGTGAACAACAGACGTTTCGTAACCACATCTAGTGGGCTTGGCGAATCTCAAGTTGACGCCAATATCATCCCAACAGGTTTGATTAAACGGGTCGACGTTGTTCAGGCTGGTGGTGCCGCCGTTTATGGTTCAGACGCTATTGCTGGTGTTGTGAACTATATTTTGAAAGATGACTATGACGGTTTGGAATTAGACCTTCAATATGGTGACACTGAGCAAGGTAATTACGAGCAAACATCCTACAGACTAACTGCAGGTAAAAACTTCGATGACAATCGCGGTAACATAGCTATCAACATTGAAGGCTCCACCTCCCCAATCGCGCGCTTCTCTGATTTTGACGCCTCAAACCGCTCTCGTATCACCCTCGCCAATCCTCTGGATACAGGTCCAAATGATGGTATTCCGTCAGTTGCTGAAATTCTTCCAGCCTATTTCTGGAATTTTAATGGCAATGGCGTCGTCTATAACACGCCTGCACCGCTTACCTTTTTTCAAACAAACATTGATGGTTCTCCGATCCAGTTTGGATCAGATGGCGGCCTCACTTCATACGACCCAGGAAATGTTGTCGGCATTCCATTTGCCGAAGGTGGGCAAGGTACACGTTATTCCGACCTTGTAGGTCTGCGCACAGGTGTCGACAGAATTACAGCCAACCTTATTGGCCATTATGATATTGCATCAAACATTCGCTTAAATGGTGAGTTTTTATATTCTAAAACAGACGCGGAAAGCATTGGTCAAGGCTATGTTAGATCTGTACTAAACCAAGCTGACCCATTTTATGGGGCAATACCTTTCTTTGCCACCAACGCATTTTTGACAGATGAAAATGTCGCCGACTTAAGTGCTGCCAACCCAGCCTTTGGTTTTGGTGCACCAATGTGGTTGTCACGTCATTTCTATGATGACCTAGCCCCCTCAAACCTGACAAAAAATGAAACCAACACTGCGCGTCTCATGCTTGGGCTTGAAGGTGATTTTGATGCCGGAGATCGAAATTTCTACTGGGAGATTTCAGGTAGCTACGCTGAAGTGAGTGGTAGTGAAAAAGCTTGGGGAGTCGATTTCGCAAAGTTCAATAAAGCTATCAACGCAGTCGATGATGGAACTGGCACAGCGGTCTGTAGCGTAAATGCAGATAGTGATTCAACAAATGATGATGCAAGCTGTGTCGCACTCAACCCATTTGGTGCAGGCAATATTAGCAGCGCAGCTAGTCAATATGTATCGGTTATGACCGGTAACACTTACGAAAACGAACAAATGGGTCTGTTGGCAACAATAGGCACACAAATCATCGACTTGCCCGCCGGTCCTATTGATGCAGTTCTCGCATATGAGCACCGTCACGAACACGCCAGATACACACCGCTCGAAGCAAACCTACTTGGACTTGTCGACACTGGCACACCACAAGAGGCAACCTCAGGATCATACGGCACGAATGAATTCTCAATTGAAACACTCGTCCCTATTGTAAGTCCAGAAATGTCTATTCCGGGTATTCATGCTCTAGAGCTGGATGGTACATATAGATATGTAGAAAACTCGATAGCAGGTAAAGAATCTGTCTGGAGTGCGGGACTACGTTGGGAAATTCTTGACGGCATCACAGCTCGTGCAACAAAAAGCCGAAACTTCCGTGCACCAAGCTTAGAACAGCTCTTTGCTCCAACATCAGTTGCACTTTCCAGCATTGGTAACGACCCTTGTGATTCAGACAATATCAACGCCGGTCCAAATCCCGCTCTTCGCCGTGCAAATTGTGAAGCTGAATGGGCTGCGAACCCGCAATATGCTAATCTAGACACATTCCAAGACTATTCTGAAAACTTCACCTATGCATCCATCACTTCGGGTGGAAATGCAGAACTACAAAACGAAGTTTCTGACACAACAACATATGGAATAGTGTTTGATAACTTCCTAGTATCAGGCCTATCGCTATCTGTAGACCGAATAGAAATTGACCTTGAAGACGGATTGTCCGCCTTCACGACAGAAGACTTTATGGCTGCCTGTTATGACAGTGTTGGTCAAACCGCTGATGTTTGTTCTGCCTTTACACGTCTTCAAGCGAGCACAGATTCAACCATTCAGGCAGGTTCGGTAATATCTGGACGGACAACGACATTTAACGCTGGGCAAGTCGTTTTCAGAGGTGAAGTTTACTACGCAAACTATAGTTTTGACTTAACTGATATCGCTAAAAGCTTATCTGGAGAGTTTTCGTTTGGGGTAGAAGCGACACACGTGTCTGATTATTCAACGTCCGTCACAGGAACAACATTTGTTTCAACAGATGGAACTGTTGACCAGCCAGACTGGTCCGCAAGAATTGATGCTGGATATGTTAACGGCCCATTCCGTGCGACATATAAAATGAGCTATCTGGACAGTGTCCTAGCTGAAGAAGGTGCAACGATTGAAAACAATCCAAACCACCTCATCAGCTCAAACTACACTCATGACTTATCAGCAGCTTATGAATTGCAAAATGGTTTGACCGTTCGCGCTGGTGTTAAAAACATGTTTGATGAAGCACCTTCTTACCCATCATTGAGCTATGGTGACATTCTAGGTCGCCGTTACTTTGTTGGACTGAACTATATGTTCTAG
- a CDS encoding S10 family peptidase has protein sequence MKLLQIFSIGICVFHLTMLPTSLAQNPIPSSEIVPTFKGEPSPYSKITQHQIKIGRDKVSYDAIAGETYLKDTAGNTTGSIFSFSYIRTDKVTANRPVLFVFNGGPGSASLWMHMGALGPKQLKLDKDVNPTNVPPFEIIDNKNSPLDYADLVFIDPIGTGFSRPLNGTDPKIFWGVDEDADSIAQFIELWLTQNKRWNSPKYVLGESYGSTRAAILPRALLGSPFPPGVMRGITLDGIILLGTTLDKHSATAPPKAQNEILKAHALRLPGIAVTAAFHGLTQPEEEIESFYNQTLEFSKTTYFEALLKADNGTLSINEKELILQKLKELTGLTEEQIGDDLVVTEGEFSNTALQNKGLQVGLYDSRYTLPLVNSGHDPVADDAAMTQYVPGFVAGFHMLLSEHLGVEIARPYTAIRWKDLLPYWNFERGFTPVPAKNSAQELAWSLRRNKDLRVFVASGYYDLVTTPAAAYDQIQSGGVPLDRVTFKEYPSGHMLYLGGTSEAFSKDLKNFILQK, from the coding sequence ATGAAACTGCTTCAAATATTTAGTATCGGTATCTGTGTATTCCACCTAACAATGCTGCCTACTTCCCTTGCTCAAAATCCCATTCCATCGTCTGAAATTGTTCCAACTTTTAAAGGTGAGCCCTCCCCTTATAGCAAGATAACTCAGCACCAAATTAAAATTGGACGCGACAAGGTCTCCTATGATGCAATTGCGGGAGAAACTTATTTAAAAGACACAGCAGGCAACACGACAGGCAGCATTTTTAGCTTCAGCTATATTCGAACAGATAAAGTCACTGCAAACCGTCCTGTGCTCTTTGTTTTCAATGGCGGTCCAGGTTCAGCATCGTTATGGATGCATATGGGGGCACTTGGCCCCAAGCAGCTAAAATTGGACAAAGATGTAAACCCCACAAATGTCCCACCCTTTGAAATCATTGATAATAAAAACTCACCTTTAGACTATGCTGATCTGGTTTTTATTGATCCTATTGGGACAGGCTTTAGCCGTCCCCTCAATGGAACAGATCCCAAAATATTCTGGGGTGTTGATGAAGATGCGGATTCAATCGCTCAATTTATAGAGCTTTGGCTAACGCAAAACAAACGCTGGAATTCTCCCAAATACGTTTTAGGAGAAAGTTATGGCTCAACACGGGCCGCGATTTTGCCTCGCGCACTTTTGGGGAGTCCTTTTCCTCCCGGTGTAATGCGTGGGATCACGCTAGACGGTATTATTCTTCTAGGCACAACTTTGGACAAACACAGCGCAACAGCGCCTCCTAAAGCTCAAAATGAGATTTTAAAAGCACACGCTTTGCGTTTGCCAGGCATTGCTGTCACCGCCGCTTTTCATGGTCTGACACAGCCTGAAGAAGAAATCGAAAGCTTCTATAATCAAACCCTTGAATTCTCAAAAACGACCTATTTTGAAGCTTTACTAAAAGCAGATAACGGCACTCTTTCGATAAACGAAAAAGAGCTAATCCTACAAAAATTGAAAGAACTAACGGGGCTGACCGAAGAACAAATTGGCGATGATCTGGTCGTTACAGAAGGTGAATTTTCCAACACGGCATTGCAAAACAAAGGCTTACAAGTTGGCCTCTATGATAGTCGCTACACACTTCCTCTCGTCAATTCAGGACACGACCCTGTTGCAGATGACGCGGCAATGACGCAGTATGTTCCTGGATTTGTCGCTGGTTTTCATATGTTGCTGAGCGAACATCTCGGTGTAGAAATCGCGCGTCCTTACACTGCAATTCGCTGGAAAGACCTGCTACCTTATTGGAATTTTGAACGCGGATTTACACCAGTCCCTGCAAAGAATAGCGCGCAGGAACTTGCTTGGTCTTTACGACGCAATAAAGATCTGCGCGTTTTTGTAGCCTCAGGATATTATGATCTGGTAACAACACCGGCCGCCGCCTATGATCAAATCCAGTCTGGCGGTGTTCCTCTCGATCGAGTGACCTTTAAAGAATACCCATCAGGTCACATGCTTTATCTAGGTGGAACATCTGAAGCTTTTAGCAAGGATTTGAAAAATTTCATTCTTCAGAAATGA
- a CDS encoding S10 family peptidase — MKKPFFFFTAIIAATSMFWSCNAAPVADATKGNDATLHRQSVYETSVSKTGIFGDKKISYTAALETIEIQKNSKELGAKLVTISYVAENETAKTERPVLFVFNGGPISSSIPLHIGATGPYRVAFDDDISINVENAKLIENTYSPLAVADLVYFDPASTGLSKVSEGIDPLVYTSLEADAQQFVDFATTWLQLHNREQAPIFIVGESFGTMRAALAAGMLTTQHPDIQLEGVMLMGQAVNIIEYAQRKQNIISYVASLPTLAAAAWDLDVADKANYTFESFINEATSFADSEYLAALYKGNLLSANEVQSISAKLEKYTGIPAQFYVDNNIRITKQQYRSELFKDKKLLLGNSDIRYSRSIDEEGPADPSRVIYERYIKAFTSYFQDVFGFPLPDSYVNGEYFGGLPSWDWIDVSPFGAYAYGDHLNPAFEANPEFRLVISNGYHDAQTTVGGARYAAMQSDWPKDRVKLSFYRGGHMAYSIENSAKLFCEDLKTLITGEQSNLDETL; from the coding sequence ATGAAAAAACCTTTCTTTTTCTTCACGGCAATTATAGCCGCTACTTCAATGTTCTGGAGCTGCAATGCAGCTCCAGTCGCGGATGCCACCAAAGGCAATGATGCAACACTGCATCGTCAATCCGTATACGAAACTTCTGTTTCAAAAACCGGCATATTCGGAGATAAGAAAATCTCCTATACAGCCGCATTAGAAACAATCGAGATTCAAAAAAATTCCAAAGAACTCGGGGCAAAACTAGTTACGATTTCTTACGTTGCTGAAAATGAAACCGCAAAGACGGAACGCCCCGTTCTTTTTGTTTTCAATGGCGGTCCAATCTCATCGTCCATACCACTTCACATCGGGGCAACAGGCCCTTATCGCGTTGCTTTTGACGATGATATTTCTATCAATGTAGAAAATGCAAAACTCATTGAAAATACATATTCCCCTCTAGCTGTCGCCGACCTTGTCTACTTTGATCCAGCCTCAACCGGACTTAGCAAAGTATCTGAAGGTATTGATCCACTCGTCTACACCTCACTTGAAGCAGACGCTCAACAATTTGTAGACTTCGCAACGACTTGGTTACAGCTGCATAATCGAGAACAAGCACCGATATTTATTGTTGGAGAAAGCTTTGGAACGATGCGCGCCGCATTGGCCGCCGGCATGCTCACAACGCAACACCCAGACATCCAACTTGAAGGTGTGATGCTGATGGGACAAGCCGTCAACATTATAGAATACGCGCAACGCAAACAAAACATCATTAGCTATGTCGCTTCACTCCCCACATTAGCTGCTGCCGCATGGGATTTAGATGTTGCAGATAAAGCTAATTATACATTTGAAAGCTTCATAAACGAAGCCACATCCTTTGCGGACAGTGAATATTTAGCAGCTCTCTATAAAGGCAATCTGCTCTCAGCAAACGAAGTACAATCGATTTCAGCCAAGCTAGAAAAATACACTGGCATCCCTGCGCAATTTTATGTCGACAACAATATCCGCATAACCAAGCAACAATACCGTAGCGAACTTTTCAAAGACAAAAAACTACTCCTTGGAAACTCCGATATCCGGTATTCACGCTCAATTGATGAAGAAGGTCCTGCTGATCCTTCTAGAGTGATTTATGAGCGTTATATCAAAGCTTTTACATCCTATTTCCAAGACGTGTTTGGTTTTCCATTGCCCGACTCATATGTGAATGGTGAATATTTTGGCGGCCTGCCAAGTTGGGATTGGATAGATGTGTCACCATTTGGCGCGTATGCATATGGGGATCATTTAAACCCAGCATTTGAAGCCAACCCTGAGTTTCGTTTGGTCATTTCCAACGGCTATCATGATGCGCAAACCACTGTTGGTGGTGCACGCTATGCAGCAATGCAATCCGATTGGCCCAAAGACCGCGTAAAACTATCTTTTTACCGAGGTGGCCACATGGCTTATTCAATAGAAAACTCAGCCAAACTATTCTGTGAGGATTTGAAAACCCTTATTACAGGTGAACAAAGCAATCTCGACGAGACATTATAA
- a CDS encoding aminotransferase class V-fold PLP-dependent enzyme — translation MKMTRRNYLTLSTAGLAGAVSACAYGANSEAYAANETVTNFPDRHSFDLGKTVYLNAASQHPMLRQSQAEIDAYLAHKKTFAPGDDYHLNTKAPIEKFAKLVNVDPSDLTYVQSTTAGEQAILRSLGLPKKGAKIVTDTLHFFASLPVYADFEKKGCEVTWVKARDNKIHMEDMEKAIQPGTKLVALSLVSTFNGFQHDLKAVCDLAHSRGALVYADIIHAAGCIPLDLSESGVDFAACASYKWLMGDFGLGFLYASKAGRAHLERSNWGYYGMSEFKSHIYPFDPPSDTIVDYAFSDDTSGWFALGTYNHVTAAQLNGSLEYILAHGVDKIQSHANLLTAQLVEGMQTRGFDVITPEGTSTPIVAAAYQDAREKLGARFKDAGISTSISTHRIRPSVSVFNTSTDIEHFLDVLGNAQ, via the coding sequence ATGAAAATGACTCGTAGAAACTATTTAACACTGAGTACAGCAGGTCTTGCTGGTGCGGTTTCTGCATGTGCTTACGGGGCCAATAGTGAAGCTTACGCTGCTAACGAAACGGTGACGAATTTTCCCGATCGACATAGTTTTGATTTAGGTAAAACCGTCTATCTAAATGCCGCTTCACAACATCCAATGCTGCGTCAATCCCAAGCAGAAATAGATGCGTATTTGGCGCATAAAAAGACGTTTGCTCCTGGCGATGACTATCATCTGAATACAAAAGCGCCCATCGAGAAATTTGCCAAACTTGTGAATGTTGATCCATCTGACTTGACCTATGTTCAAAGCACGACAGCTGGTGAACAAGCCATTTTGCGCTCTTTAGGTCTGCCAAAGAAAGGAGCAAAAATAGTGACGGATACACTGCACTTTTTCGCTTCTCTACCAGTCTATGCAGATTTTGAGAAAAAGGGCTGTGAGGTGACGTGGGTTAAGGCGCGTGACAATAAAATTCATATGGAAGATATGGAAAAAGCTATTCAACCGGGTACGAAGCTTGTGGCCTTGTCTTTAGTTTCAACTTTTAATGGCTTTCAGCATGATTTGAAGGCTGTGTGTGATCTTGCTCATTCCAGAGGTGCATTGGTTTACGCAGACATAATCCATGCGGCAGGCTGTATTCCATTAGATCTTAGTGAAAGCGGCGTGGATTTTGCGGCATGTGCCAGTTATAAATGGCTTATGGGAGATTTCGGTCTAGGTTTTCTATATGCCAGCAAGGCTGGGCGTGCACATCTTGAGCGTTCAAATTGGGGCTATTATGGTATGAGTGAGTTCAAGTCTCACATATATCCTTTTGATCCACCAAGTGACACGATTGTTGATTACGCTTTTTCTGATGATACGTCTGGCTGGTTTGCTCTGGGAACTTATAACCATGTAACTGCTGCTCAGTTGAATGGATCGCTAGAGTATATTCTGGCGCATGGTGTTGATAAGATCCAATCACATGCAAATTTGCTTACGGCGCAATTGGTAGAGGGCATGCAAACGCGTGGATTTGATGTCATTACACCCGAAGGTACATCCACCCCGATTGTTGCAGCTGCCTACCAAGATGCAAGAGAGAAGCTTGGCGCTCGGTTTAAGGATGCAGGTATATCAACATCTATATCGACACACCGTATTCGTCCTAGTGTGTCAGTGTTTAACACCTCAACAGACATTGAGCATTTCCTAGATGTTCTTGGAAATGCTCAATAA
- a CDS encoding APC family permease → MKSSKTTLSRDIGLWGVVSLGMGTAIGVSIFSIIPPAYSLAGPGMLISMALAMFPMIIFALIYAFMGSAVPVTGASFEWPRRFISPFAGFFISWLRIAGSTAALVVLTMVLVSYIGNVIDLPSKPTIFVFFLLVFLMNMIGISVANFGQMLMLCILLSACTLYSITGIPDIQIENFTPFTPQGLSGTLAAIPLMISLFLGIESAVEVGGEIKKPKKTIPLGIVLSVLLTCTVYLIVAVVTIGVLGHTNLLATQTPLLDSAQISIGTYGKWLILLTAIVSIGSSINATFIILTRFLYAMAKSGMLPSALAKIDPKNGIPRNAVILTFGLCCLGLFTPDSLIFLFLAVNIPTLLKYAAICLSSIRLLKLEPQLHDQAFFKPSRKVIKSLGYLGVILSVIIIILGFQTDYRPFLALLIWSLIGILYYVIYGRKNYLSTPRTEQE, encoded by the coding sequence ATGAAATCAAGCAAAACAACATTAAGTCGGGACATAGGCCTGTGGGGTGTTGTCTCCTTGGGTATGGGCACAGCAATTGGTGTCTCGATTTTTTCGATCATACCACCTGCTTATTCCTTAGCTGGGCCGGGCATGCTCATTTCCATGGCGCTTGCCATGTTCCCGATGATCATATTTGCTTTAATTTATGCCTTTATGGGGTCTGCCGTCCCTGTGACAGGGGCTTCATTTGAATGGCCCCGTCGATTTATCTCACCCTTTGCAGGTTTTTTCATTAGCTGGTTACGCATTGCTGGCAGTACGGCGGCCTTAGTAGTCTTAACAATGGTACTGGTCAGCTATATCGGCAACGTTATAGATCTTCCATCAAAACCGACAATATTTGTTTTTTTCCTCCTCGTATTTCTCATGAATATGATCGGAATATCCGTCGCCAATTTTGGACAAATGCTGATGCTCTGCATTCTATTGTCTGCGTGTACACTTTATTCAATCACGGGCATTCCAGATATTCAGATCGAAAACTTCACCCCCTTCACACCGCAGGGCTTATCCGGCACCTTGGCTGCGATACCTCTAATGATTTCTCTCTTTCTCGGAATAGAAAGCGCAGTCGAAGTCGGTGGAGAAATCAAAAAACCAAAGAAAACGATTCCATTGGGCATTGTTTTGTCAGTGTTATTAACATGCACTGTATATTTGATTGTCGCTGTCGTCACTATTGGTGTGCTCGGACACACAAACCTACTCGCGACGCAAACGCCTTTATTGGATAGCGCACAAATAAGTATAGGCACCTACGGGAAATGGCTAATTCTTCTAACTGCGATCGTCTCAATCGGAAGCTCGATTAACGCCACATTCATTATCCTGACACGCTTCTTATACGCCATGGCCAAATCAGGAATGCTTCCGTCAGCACTTGCAAAGATAGACCCTAAAAATGGCATACCAAGAAATGCAGTCATTTTAACTTTTGGACTATGTTGCTTGGGTCTCTTTACACCTGACAGTCTTATTTTTCTATTCCTTGCAGTAAACATCCCAACACTTCTAAAATATGCCGCCATATGTTTAAGCAGCATTCGATTGTTAAAGCTTGAGCCTCAATTGCACGACCAAGCTTTTTTCAAACCATCTCGCAAAGTTATTAAATCACTTGGTTATCTGGGCGTTATTTTAAGTGTCATCATTATCATTTTAGGATTCCAAACAGATTATAGACCTTTTCTCGCCCTGCTAATCTGGTCTCTAATTGGAATACTTTATTATGTAATTTACGGACGTAAAAACTACCTCAGCACGCCTCGTACAGAGCAAGAATAA
- a CDS encoding ornithine cyclodeaminase family protein, translated as MRVFSAKDVETHLTYIDCIRIMQDAMIKLSSNETRQMLRQILPLGADKMFGIMGGTLGDFDIFGSKLVAVSPSRTDKTSGSHQGVVVTFDKDTLAPTCIADASAITAIRTASTSAMATNLLARKEASILTILGTGEQAFHHALAILEVRQINEIRIWGRSLHKAAQLTQKIEQLTGIKCTPYQHVETACAKADIICTVTSASTPILHQHHVSKGTHLNVVGSSFDGPREIDDALVSISKFIVDSKTSVESQGSEYRHALANKAISENHILGEIGEVASKTLDARTSSEDITIFKSLGHIVQDIAAVAYIAEKTKEVTQ; from the coding sequence ATGCGCGTTTTTTCTGCTAAAGACGTAGAAACTCACCTAACCTATATCGATTGCATCCGCATAATGCAGGATGCAATGATCAAACTGTCATCGAATGAAACACGCCAAATGCTCCGACAAATTCTGCCTTTAGGTGCAGATAAAATGTTTGGTATTATGGGCGGTACGTTAGGCGATTTCGATATTTTTGGCTCTAAGCTTGTTGCCGTTTCCCCGAGCCGAACTGACAAAACATCAGGCTCTCATCAGGGCGTTGTCGTTACTTTCGATAAAGACACACTCGCCCCCACTTGCATCGCCGATGCGAGTGCTATCACCGCCATTAGAACAGCAAGCACTAGCGCCATGGCAACCAATCTGCTTGCGCGCAAAGAAGCAAGTATTTTGACTATTCTAGGCACTGGTGAACAGGCATTTCATCATGCGCTAGCTATATTGGAAGTCAGACAAATCAATGAAATCCGTATTTGGGGCCGCAGCCTTCACAAAGCCGCGCAACTTACTCAGAAAATAGAGCAGCTTACAGGCATAAAATGCACCCCGTATCAACACGTTGAAACCGCATGCGCAAAAGCTGACATAATATGTACAGTTACGAGCGCTTCGACGCCTATTCTACACCAACACCATGTCTCCAAAGGTACACACCTGAACGTAGTAGGTTCAAGCTTTGATGGACCACGTGAAATAGATGACGCACTTGTATCTATCTCAAAATTTATTGTTGATTCAAAAACTTCTGTAGAAAGCCAAGGCTCCGAATACAGGCATGCATTGGCAAATAAAGCAATTTCAGAAAACCATATTCTCGGAGAAATTGGCGAAGTGGCCTCTAAAACATTAGATGCACGAACAAGCAGTGAAGACATCACCATTTTCAAATCTCTAGGACACATCGTCCAAGACATTGCAGCAGTTGCTTATATTGCTGAAAAAACAAAGGAAGTTACGCAATGA
- a CDS encoding pyridoxal phosphate-dependent aminotransferase yields the protein MSNSNSNYNTPLAHWIRDILDISRQSKHPILPLFESSIPEPTSFLSEIVRDTFATATPQNYKSVFSRNHPSLENWLASRYDIPNQHILCTSGASVAINFIMGAICKQGDHVVIENPCFDIFRSSAKNAGITYSSFERKAPEFEITLPDILDKLEANTKIVIISNPHNPSGAYTPLQDLQGLARELEKRQIYLLIDEVYLDYKEQFSNGLKVQEHPNIIRIGSLTKNYGLNTLRFGWIFAGSQTLIPIKNYVREHDMTTSKLSHAVAAQTLLRSNELDALRRDIVDTATPVMKRWLTKMSESNHIEMSTDLHSCICFPKLIGIENTVDFSYWLANNHNVAVIPGECFGAAGHIRIGYGCTPEILKEGLKRLSEGLIAFKENHSVSSAQSVREFNSQ from the coding sequence GAAAGTTCTATTCCTGAGCCGACTTCATTTCTATCAGAGATAGTACGCGATACATTTGCCACCGCCACGCCCCAAAACTACAAAAGTGTATTTTCTAGAAATCACCCAAGTTTGGAAAACTGGTTGGCATCAAGATACGATATTCCCAACCAGCATATTTTATGCACTTCAGGCGCAAGCGTTGCAATTAATTTTATAATGGGCGCTATTTGCAAGCAAGGTGATCATGTTGTCATCGAAAACCCTTGCTTTGATATTTTTCGATCAAGCGCAAAAAATGCCGGCATCACATATTCTTCTTTCGAGCGCAAAGCTCCAGAGTTTGAAATCACACTTCCTGATATTTTAGACAAATTGGAAGCCAACACAAAAATAGTCATCATTTCAAATCCACATAACCCCAGTGGGGCCTACACCCCATTGCAAGACTTGCAAGGGTTAGCGCGGGAACTTGAAAAGCGTCAAATTTATCTGCTGATAGACGAAGTCTATTTGGACTATAAAGAACAATTCTCTAATGGTTTAAAAGTTCAAGAACACCCCAATATCATACGCATTGGCAGCCTAACCAAAAACTATGGTTTAAATACACTCAGATTTGGTTGGATCTTCGCAGGCAGTCAAACCCTGATACCCATAAAGAATTATGTTCGCGAACATGATATGACGACATCGAAATTGTCTCATGCAGTTGCAGCCCAAACTCTCCTGCGGTCAAATGAACTGGACGCTCTAAGACGTGATATCGTAGATACAGCCACACCCGTCATGAAACGCTGGCTCACCAAAATGAGTGAATCCAACCACATAGAAATGAGCACAGATCTGCATAGTTGCATTTGTTTTCCCAAATTGATCGGCATTGAAAATACAGTTGATTTTAGCTACTGGCTAGCAAACAATCACAATGTTGCAGTCATACCCGGAGAGTGTTTTGGCGCTGCTGGACACATAAGAATTGGCTATGGATGCACACCAGAAATTCTCAAAGAAGGACTAAAGCGCCTTTCTGAAGGTCTCATTGCCTTTAAAGAAAACCACTCAGTCTCTTCTGCACAATCCGTTCGCGAGTTTAACTCTCAATGA